The sequence below is a genomic window from Acidobacteriota bacterium.
TGGGACGCCGTCCCGTCACCACCGAGGAGGCGACGGCGAAGGGCGAGGAAGAGGAAGAAGCGACGGCGCCGTCGGTGGGGGATACCCTGGGCCGGTACCAGGTGTTGGAGGTCATCGGCGAGGGCTCCATGGGCACCGTCTTCCGAGGTTGGGATCCCCGGCTGCGGCGTACCGTCGCCCTCAAGACCGTGCGGCTGGACGTCACCCGCACCACCCTTTCGCGTAGCGAGCTGATCTCCCGGTTGCTCCACGAGGCGGTGATGGGAGCCCGCTTCAGCCATCCCAACATCGTCGCCGTATTCGACGTCGGCGATGCCCCCAACGCTGCCTTCATGGCGTTGGAGTTCGTGGAAGGCTGGAGCCTCGACGCCTATCTGCGGGAGTTTCAGCGGTTGCCCAGCCAGAGTGTCGCCCACGTCGGCGCCCAGGTCGCCGCCGCGCTGGCCGCCGCCCACGCTTGCAGCGTAGTGCACCACGACGTCAAGCCGGGGAATGTCATGCTGGGACCCAACGGCATGGTCAAAGTCACCGACTTCGGCCTCGCCAACTGGGTTTCGGAGCTGGTGCGGGAGAGCGGCCGGGTCTTCGGCACGCCGGGCTTCCTGGCCCCCGAGGCGTTGCGGGGTCAGGGCTACGATGAAGCTTCGGATCTCTTCGGCCTCGGCGCCATCCTCTATC
It includes:
- a CDS encoding protein kinase → ALTQGGHRVLCFDDPAEAAGAAERTAVDAAVLDIMMPGKSGYDLLGTLRADPRTRNLPVLFLSSLDSAPERVRGLREGADDYLGKPFDPDELNLRLDRLLGRRPVTTEEATAKGEEEEEATAPSVGDTLGRYQVLEVIGEGSMGTVFRGWDPRLRRTVALKTVRLDVTRTTLSRSELISRLLHEAVMGARFSHPNIVAVFDVGDAPNAAFMALEFVEGWSLDAYLREFQRLPSQSVAHVGAQVAAALAAAHACSVVHHDVKPGNVMLGPNGMVKVTDFGLANWVSELVRESGRVFGTPGFLAPEALRGQGYDEASDLFGLGAILYRALTGVPAFPGKTISEMVATTLGGEVVLPSEYAADVDPELEMMIMALLQRNRELRPPSADQVRRELNSLITTEPPDWTQGMKGVSWSNEEEGEEISLSHSTLIRTG